One genomic segment of Erythrolamprus reginae isolate rEryReg1 chromosome 2, rEryReg1.hap1, whole genome shotgun sequence includes these proteins:
- the LOC139159916 gene encoding zinc finger protein 271-like produces MHTGKKSHHCPDCGKRFITNFHLVIHQRSHTGEKPFECPDCGKSFSQNSHLVIHQRTHTGEKPFECPDCGKSFSHNSSLVIHQRTHTGEKPFECPDCGKSFSHNSSLVIHQRTHTGEKPFQCSDCDKSFSCNSSLVKHKRTHTGEKPFECPDCGKGFSQNSQLVIHQWTHTREKHFECPDCGRCFTQNSHLVIHQRTHTGQKPFECPDCGKHFSQSSSLSTHQRTHTGEKPFECPICGKSFTRNSSLVIHERTHTGEKPFQCSDCGKGFSHNLSLVKHQRTHTGAKPFECPDCGKGFRQNSTLVEHQRTHTGEKPFECPDCGKSFSQNSILVKHKRTHTGEKPFECPDCGKSFSQNSNLVIHQRTHTGEKPFECPDCGKDFNQNSSLVIHQRTHTREKPFQCSDCNKSFSCNSNLVKHKITHTGEKPFECPDCGKSFSQNSSLVIHQRTHTGEKPFECPDCGKNFSQNNDLVNHRRTHTGEKPFECPVCGKCFSLNSSLIRHQRTHTGEKPFECPDCEKCFCYQSNLMVY; encoded by the coding sequence ATGCACACAGGAAAGAAATCACATcactgtcctgattgtgggaaacgtttcatTACAAATTtccacctggtgatacaccagaggtctcacacaggagagaaaccctttgaatgtcctgattgtgggaaaagtttcagtcagaattcccacttggtgattcatcagaggactcacacaggagagaaaccatttgaatgtcccgactgtggaaaaagtttcagtcataaCTCCAgtttggtgatacaccagaggactcacacaggagaaaaaccatttgaatgtccggattgtgggaaaagtttcagtcataattccagtttggtgatacaccagaggactcatacaggagagaaacccttccaaTGTTCTGATTGTGATAAAAGTTTCAGTTGCAATTCCAGTTTGGttaaacacaagaggactcacacaggagagaagccctttgaatgtcctgattgtggaaaaggtttcagtcagaattcccagcTGGTGATTCATCAGTggactcacacaagagagaaacactttgaatgtcctgactgtgggagaTGTTTCactcagaattcccacctggtgattcatcagaggactcacacaggacagaaaccctttgaatgtcctgattgtgggaaacattTCAGTCAGAGTTCCAGCTTGTCgacacatcagaggactcacacaggagagaaaccctttgaatgtcctatttgtgggaaaagtttcactcgtaattcaagcctggtgattcatgagagaactcacacaggagagaagccatttcaatgttctgattgtgggaaaggtttcagtcacaaTTTAAGTCTTGTGAaacaccaaaggactcacacaggagcaaaaccttttgaatgtcctgattgcggGAAAGGTTTCCGACAGAATTCAACACTCGTGGAACATCAGAGgacccacacaggagaaaaaccgtttgagtgtcctgattgtgggaaaagtttcagtcaaaatTCAATCCTGGttaaacacaagaggactcacacaggagagaaaccctttgaatgtcctgattgtgggaaaagtttcagtcagaattccaatttggtgatacaccagaggactcacacgggagagaaaccctttgaatgtcctgattgtgggaaagatttcaatcagaattcaagcctggtgattcatcagaggactcacacaagagagaaacccttCCAATGTTCTGATTGTAACAAAAGTTTCAGTTGCAATTCCAATTTGGTTAAACACAAGattactcacacaggagagaaaccctttgaatgtcctgattgtgggaaaagtttcagtcagaactccagtttggtgatacaccagaggactcatacaggagagaaaccctttgaatgtcctgattgtgggaaaaattTCAGTCAGAATAATGACCTGGTGAACCatcggaggactcacacaggagaaaaaccctttgaatgtcctgtttgtgggaaatgtttcagtttgAATTCCAGTTTGATtagacatcagaggactcacacaggagaaaaaccctttgaatgtcctgattgtgagaAATGTTTCTGTTATCAATCGAACTTGATGGTATACTAG